Proteins encoded within one genomic window of Dyadobacter chenhuakuii:
- a CDS encoding DUF5672 family protein — MKELVSVIVPILDPQINPTEERLLHHCLNTLDKYPVIFITFEGADLSIVKEHNEDIDVIYFPKKYFQSRSALAGLLLMEDFYDRFSWCDFLLIHELNSWVVRDELYYWCKQGYDYLKAGPLEDDNIKRLAGVVSRISGLKEDEKRLFGQAYANNGIYLCRIERMISTIKSKQKEVYTYRHSDNFLHADSVFWDLEANRFWPHLRKPTPIVRNHFAVDAANINLNKTLPFALTGILKENIHHLPYFKSLPEAD, encoded by the coding sequence ATGAAAGAGCTTGTATCCGTTATTGTGCCCATTTTGGATCCGCAGATCAATCCCACAGAAGAGCGGCTTTTGCATCACTGCCTCAACACGCTCGATAAATATCCGGTCATTTTTATCACTTTTGAAGGCGCCGATCTATCCATCGTGAAGGAGCACAATGAAGATATAGACGTTATTTATTTTCCGAAAAAATACTTCCAGTCCAGATCTGCCCTCGCGGGATTGCTCTTAATGGAAGATTTTTACGACCGTTTCAGCTGGTGCGACTTTTTGCTGATCCACGAACTGAACAGCTGGGTTGTGCGCGACGAGCTCTATTACTGGTGCAAACAAGGTTATGATTATTTAAAAGCCGGACCACTCGAAGACGACAATATCAAAAGGCTGGCAGGAGTCGTTTCCCGGATTTCCGGATTGAAAGAAGACGAAAAACGACTGTTTGGTCAAGCATATGCGAACAATGGGATTTATCTTTGCCGGATTGAACGCATGATCAGTACGATCAAATCAAAGCAAAAAGAGGTTTACACGTATCGGCACAGCGACAATTTCCTGCACGCCGATTCTGTCTTCTGGGACCTGGAAGCAAACCGTTTCTGGCCACATTTAAGGAAGCCTACGCCCATCGTTCGGAATCATTTTGCGGTGGACGCAGCCAATATCAATTTAAACAAAACGTTACCTTTTGCATTAACCGGCATTTTGAAGGAAAATATTCATCATTTGCCTTATTTCAAATCATTGCCGGAAGCGGATTAA